DNA sequence from the Marinilongibacter aquaticus genome:
CAAAAAACGGGAACGCAATGCGTTCCCGTTTCATTGAAGATTCTAAAGGGCGATTAAGCTTCTTTTTCCTCTTCTGAAGAATCTGCAGACTCTTCGTTTGTTTCTTCAGCTGTTGGAGCTTCTTCAGTTTCCGCAGCCACAGTTTCAACTGTTTCATCAGCTTCAGATTTCTTTCCGCCTCTGCGTCTTCTTCTGCGTCCTCCTGTACTTTCCTCGCTTTCGCTATCGGCAAGCAACAGTTCGTTGAAGTCTACCAATTCAATCAAAGCCATTTCTGCGTTGTCACCCAAACGTGTACCCAATTTGATGATTCTTGTATAACCACCATTTCTTTCGGCCACTTTTTCGGCTACTACGTCGAAAAGCTCTTTAACGGCTTCTTTGTCTTGCAAATAAGAGAACACAACTCGACGAGAGTGCGTGGTGTCTTTCTTGGCTTTCGTGATCAAAGGCTCTGCAAACATTCTCAAAGACTTGGCTTTGGCCAAAGTCGTTTTGATACGCTTGCTTTTGAACAATGATGAAGCCATGTTACTCAACATCGCATCGCGGTGAGCTTTGGTTCTTCCTAAATGATTTACTTTTTTTCCGTGTCTCATTTTTGTATTCCGTAAGTATCGGTAAAGAAAGCCTTACACGCAGCCTGCCTTTCCCACCTATTACGTTAGTTTAAATTTATACTACGCTGCGATTAATCTTCGTCCAATTTGTATTTCGATACATCCATACCGAAATGCAGACCTTTCTCGGCTACAAGTTGCTCCAATTCTGTAAGCGACTTCTTACCAAAGTTTCTGAATTTCATCATATCGGCCACTTCCAAACGTGTCAAATCGCCCAAAGTACGGATATCCGCAGATTTCAAGCAATTGTACGCACGCACAGAAAGATCCAAATCCTGCAATGAAGTTTTCAACAACTTACGCATGTGCAAGAATTCTTCATCCACCATTTCGTTGGCGTCGTCGCCAGTGGTATCGAACACCATGTTTTCGTCGGTGAATTTCAAGAAGTGTTGGATCAAGATATTGGCCGATTCTTGAAGAGCTTTTTCCGGATGGATCGAACCATCGGTTTTAATTTCCAAAAGCAATTTTTCGAAGTCGGTACGTTGTTCCACACGTGTGTTTTCCACAGTGAACTTCACGTTTTTGATCGGCGTGTAAATTGAATCTACAGCGATAAAACCAACTGGCAAATCGTTGTTCTTTTGCTCTTCAGAAGCCACATAGCCTCTGCCCTTGTCTACCACAACTTCGAATTCCAATTCTTTTTTGGAGTCCAATCGGGCGATTACAAGTTCTGGATTCAGGATTTCAAAACTTTGCGTAAACTTGGCGATATCGCCAGCTGTAAGCTCAGTTTGATTTTTAACTTTGACGGATATTTTATTATCTACATAGTCAGATACCTTTTTGAATCTTACTTGTTTCAGATTCAAAATGATCTCAGTGACATCATCTACAACACCTTCTATCGATGAAAATTCATGGAGAACACCCGGAAACCTTACGGCCGTGATTGCGTACCCTTCGAGCGAAGAGAGCAAAATTCGACGCAAAGCATTCCCTATGGTTACCCCATAACCCTTTTCAAGTGGTTTAAACTCAAAAAAACCATGGAAGTCGTCAGCTTTCTCCATGACGACCTTATCGGGCATTTGAAATGCTAAAATTGACATACTACGGTGTATATTTTTCGTTAACGAAAGTAGATCTGGGAATTTCCCAAATCGAAAAATGCATGCTGCCCGAAGGCAGCATGCTTAAAAATTATTTGTTGTACAATTCGACAACCGCCTGATCATTGAAGTTCTCAGGTACAAGATCTCTTTCTGGATAGGACACGAATTTACCCGTCATATCTGATGCATTCCATTCAATCCAGCTATATTTACTTGCCGAATTTACGCTTACACTATCCACAATAGTGTCGAGAGCTTTCGACTTTTCGCGTACAGCAACCAACTGCCCTGGTTTTACCAAGAACGAAGGTACATTCACGATTTCACCGTCTACAACCACGTGTTTGTGCGAAACCAACTGTCTTGCGGCACGTCTTGTAGGGGCAATACCCATACGGTAAACCAAGTTGTCCAAACGTGATTCACACAATTGAATCAAGTTGGTACCTGTTTGGCCCGGTCTTACGGCTGCCAAGTGGAAGAAACGAGCAAATTGCTTTTCCAACATACCGTAGGTATATTTCACTTTTTGCTTTTCCTGAAGCTGCAATGCATATTCAGATTTCTTACCTCTTCTGCCACGGCCATGCTGACCCGGTGCATAATTCTTTTTCTGTAAGGCCTTGCTTGGCCCCATTACGGGTTCACCAAACTTTCTTGAAATTTTAGCCTTTGGACCTGTATATCTTGCCATTATTAAAAATTAAGCCTTGCCGAACTATTGGCCCCAATGTCCAAACCAATTTTCGAGCAAAGCAGTTGAAAAAATATTGATTAAACTCTTCTTCTTTTTGGAGGACGACAGCCATTGTGAGGCAATGGTGTCACGTCGGTGATAGACATTACTTCGATACCTACGCTTTGAATGGTACGGATTGCAGATTCTCTTCCAGATCCTGGTCCTTTCACAAATACTTCTGCTTTACGCATTCCAGCTTCGTACGCTTTCTGTCCACAATCCTGAGCTGCAGTTTGTGCTGCGTAAGGTGTGTTTTTCTTTGATCCTCTGAAACCCATTTTACCAGCCGATGCCCAAGAGATTACTTGTCCTGTACTGTTGGTTACAGAGATGATGATATTGTTGAAAGAAGCTTTGATGTGCACCTGACCTACAGGTTCTACAATTACTACTCTCTTTTTTGCCTTGTCTTTTCTTTTAGCTTGAGCCATTTAAATAATTAATTATACAAGTTTGGCAGGCTGTGACAGCCCCTGATCAACATTTACTTATTACTTAGTAGCTTTTTTCTTGTTGGCTACAGTCTTACGTCTACCTTTTCTGGTTCTCGAGTTGTTCTTGGTTTTCTGACCACGCAAAGGCAAACCTCTACGGTGTCTCAAGCCACGGTAACAACCGATGTCCATCAAACGTTTGATGTTCAATTGCACATCTGAACGCAAGGCACCTTCTACCATGAACTCTTCCGAGATGATGTTACGTACCGCGTTTGCTTCGTCATCAGACCACTCACCCGCCTTTTTATCTTCCGAAATCTCGGCTTTTTCTAAAATTTTGCTGGCAGTACTCTTGCCGACACCAAATATGTATGTCAAAGAAATGACACCCCTCTTATTATCCGGAATATCTACACCTGAAATCCTCATATTTCTTATCCTTGTCTTTGTTTAAATTTTGGATTCTTTTTGTTGATCACATAAATCTTGCCCTTGCGGCGAATCACCTTGCAATCGGCACTGCGTTTTTTAACTGATGCTTTTACTTTCATGTTCTAAAAATTAAAGGATCACGTCCTTGAAATTACTTATATCTATATACAATTCTCGCTTTGGTGAGGTCGTATGGAGACATCTCCAACTTCACCTTATCTCCCGGCAAGATGCGAATATAATGCATTCTCATCTTTCCTGAGATATGTGCAATAACTTCGTGCTTATTTTCCAATTCTACGCGAAACATCGCATTGGAAAGAGCTTCCGTTATAATTCCGTCTACTTGTATGTTTGCTTGTTTTGCCATATTCTCAATCAATCAACATATTTCTTTCCTTCAGCACTGCTTCAATGTACTCGAAGGTTGTGAGTTTATCAAAACCGTCTTTGGTCACCAATACCGTATGCTCAAAATGAGCCGCCGGTTTGCGGTCCTCGGTACGGATTGTCCACCCGTCGCGTTCTTGAAGTACAAACCGCTTTCCCAATGTCACCATCGGTTCCACAGCCAATACCATTCCTTTCTTCATTTGCGGGCCATTGCCACGTCTTCCGAAATTAGGAACCTCCGGAGCTTCGTGCA
Encoded proteins:
- the ykgO gene encoding type B 50S ribosomal protein L36, coding for MKVKASVKKRSADCKVIRRKGKIYVINKKNPKFKQRQG
- the rpsK gene encoding 30S ribosomal protein S11, translated to MAQAKRKDKAKKRVVIVEPVGQVHIKASFNNIIISVTNSTGQVISWASAGKMGFRGSKKNTPYAAQTAAQDCGQKAYEAGMRKAEVFVKGPGSGRESAIRTIQSVGIEVMSITDVTPLPHNGCRPPKRRRV
- a CDS encoding DNA-directed RNA polymerase subunit alpha produces the protein MSILAFQMPDKVVMEKADDFHGFFEFKPLEKGYGVTIGNALRRILLSSLEGYAITAVRFPGVLHEFSSIEGVVDDVTEIILNLKQVRFKKVSDYVDNKISVKVKNQTELTAGDIAKFTQSFEILNPELVIARLDSKKELEFEVVVDKGRGYVASEEQKNNDLPVGFIAVDSIYTPIKNVKFTVENTRVEQRTDFEKLLLEIKTDGSIHPEKALQESANILIQHFLKFTDENMVFDTTGDDANEMVDEEFLHMRKLLKTSLQDLDLSVRAYNCLKSADIRTLGDLTRLEVADMMKFRNFGKKSLTELEQLVAEKGLHFGMDVSKYKLDED
- the rplQ gene encoding 50S ribosomal protein L17; this translates as MRHGKKVNHLGRTKAHRDAMLSNMASSLFKSKRIKTTLAKAKSLRMFAEPLITKAKKDTTHSRRVVFSYLQDKEAVKELFDVVAEKVAERNGGYTRIIKLGTRLGDNAEMALIELVDFNELLLADSESEESTGGRRRRRRGGKKSEADETVETVAAETEEAPTAEETNEESADSSEEEKEA
- the rpsD gene encoding 30S ribosomal protein S4 — its product is MARYTGPKAKISRKFGEPVMGPSKALQKKNYAPGQHGRGRRGKKSEYALQLQEKQKVKYTYGMLEKQFARFFHLAAVRPGQTGTNLIQLCESRLDNLVYRMGIAPTRRAARQLVSHKHVVVDGEIVNVPSFLVKPGQLVAVREKSKALDTIVDSVSVNSASKYSWIEWNASDMTGKFVSYPERDLVPENFNDQAVVELYNK
- the infA gene encoding translation initiation factor IF-1; translated protein: MAKQANIQVDGIITEALSNAMFRVELENKHEVIAHISGKMRMHYIRILPGDKVKLEMSPYDLTKARIVYRYK
- the rpsM gene encoding 30S ribosomal protein S13, coding for MRISGVDIPDNKRGVISLTYIFGVGKSTASKILEKAEISEDKKAGEWSDDEANAVRNIISEEFMVEGALRSDVQLNIKRLMDIGCYRGLRHRRGLPLRGQKTKNNSRTRKGRRKTVANKKKATK